In Bacteroidales bacterium, one DNA window encodes the following:
- a CDS encoding rhomboid family intramembrane serine protease yields MSMVNEIKSSLRKGNIIYRLIFINVAVFVVLGVWFVILRLFTPGISLTSLKISFNETVLKYLMVPSIPGELLTRPWTVITYMFTHFNLWHIVFNMLVLYWFGRIFMQYLTGKQLLSTYLLGGLAGSILYIAFINGFPGLREYLGGSMLGASAAIMAVVVAISFYVPNYTLYMFFIGPVRLKYIAIAFVIIDILMIASDNAGGNIAHLGGALYGYWFMSGLKKGRDIGGWLNIFLDKAVDLFKPRPKLNVAYRKSKQVTDEDYNRRKISQQKEVDRILDKIAKGGYESLSKSEKETLFKMSNKN; encoded by the coding sequence ATGAGCATGGTGAATGAAATAAAAAGTTCGCTTCGGAAAGGCAATATTATATATCGCCTGATATTTATCAATGTGGCGGTTTTTGTGGTTCTTGGAGTCTGGTTTGTGATTTTGCGACTGTTTACGCCGGGTATTTCGCTTACCTCACTGAAGATTTCCTTTAATGAGACGGTACTGAAATACCTCATGGTGCCGAGCATTCCGGGTGAGCTTCTCACAAGGCCATGGACTGTAATTACCTATATGTTCACACATTTCAACCTGTGGCACATTGTATTTAATATGCTTGTGCTATATTGGTTTGGCCGGATCTTCATGCAATACCTTACCGGAAAACAATTGCTGAGTACATACCTGTTGGGCGGCCTGGCAGGGTCTATCCTTTACATTGCCTTCATAAACGGTTTCCCCGGTTTACGCGAGTATCTCGGGGGTTCGATGCTGGGTGCTTCCGCAGCCATAATGGCCGTTGTAGTGGCGATTTCTTTTTATGTCCCCAACTACACCCTTTACATGTTCTTCATTGGTCCTGTAAGATTGAAATATATTGCCATTGCCTTCGTTATTATTGATATACTCATGATTGCCTCGGATAATGCCGGTGGCAATATTGCCCATCTGGGCGGAGCTCTTTATGGCTATTGGTTTATGAGCGGCCTTAAAAAAGGGCGGGATATCGGGGGATGGCTGAATATTTTTCTTGATAAGGCAGTTGATCTTTTCAAACCTCGTCCCAAGCTGAATGTGGCATACCGGAAATCAAAGCAGGTAACCGACGAAGATTATAACCGACGGAAAATCAGCCAGCAAAAAGAAGTCGACCGTATACTTGATAAAATTGCAAAAGGCGGTTATGAAAGTCTCTCAAAAAGTGAAAAAGAAACGCTGTTCAAGATGAGTAATAAAAATTGA
- a CDS encoding rhomboid family intramembrane serine protease: protein MSFFGSSESNFPPVIKNIIIINVILFLATFLPAATDFMSTHLALYSLKSPMFEPHQVVTHMFMHANFGHIFFNMFGVFMFGRVLEQVWGSKRMLIFYTVTGLGAAAIHLTVNYLQMNHMMNLANEFIQNPTYLGFDQFVEKYLHGRASDYVTNFMQNWFYKPDDASFIPEAKNIVNGIIQYNLSIPTVGASGAVFGLLVAFAMLFPDVELMLIFLPIPIKAKYFIPVYALLELFLGVANFKGDNIAHFAHLGGALFGFLLVKYWKRNQFRIY from the coding sequence ATGAGTTTTTTTGGTTCGTCTGAAAGCAATTTCCCTCCGGTAATCAAGAATATAATCATTATCAATGTAATCCTTTTCCTGGCCACATTTTTGCCGGCAGCCACCGATTTTATGTCAACCCACCTGGCCCTTTACAGCCTGAAATCGCCCATGTTTGAGCCACACCAGGTTGTTACCCACATGTTTATGCACGCCAATTTCGGACATATCTTTTTCAATATGTTCGGGGTTTTCATGTTTGGACGTGTTCTTGAACAGGTATGGGGAAGCAAAAGGATGCTGATTTTCTATACGGTAACCGGATTGGGAGCAGCTGCCATACATCTTACTGTAAATTATTTGCAGATGAATCATATGATGAACCTGGCAAATGAATTCATTCAGAATCCGACTTACCTTGGGTTTGATCAATTTGTAGAGAAATACCTTCATGGCAGAGCCAGCGATTATGTCACCAATTTTATGCAGAATTGGTTCTATAAACCTGATGATGCTTCTTTTATTCCTGAAGCTAAAAATATTGTAAATGGAATTATTCAATATAATCTGAGCATTCCTACCGTCGGAGCATCCGGTGCTGTTTTCGGATTGCTTGTTGCTTTTGCCATGCTGTTTCCTGATGTGGAACTGATGCTTATTTTTCTCCCGATTCCGATTAAAGCTAAATACTTCATCCCGGTTTACGCCCTCCTGGAACTGTTTTTGGGTGTGGCTAATTTCAAAGGGGACAATATAGCACATTTTGCGCACCTGGGTGGTGCTCTTTTCGGCTTCCTGCTTGTGAAGTACTGGAAAAGAAACCAATTCCGAATTTATTGA
- a CDS encoding pyridoxal-phosphate dependent enzyme: MTTVPSFNDIQQAHNRISPFIHRTPVLTSEGINETAGLTVYFKCENFQKVGAFKYRGATNAVLSLTDSEAARGVATHSSGNHAAALALAARKRGIRCYVVMPRTAPQPKIEAVMHYGAEITFCEPTLQSREDTLKIITDKTGAAVVHPYDNFNVICGQGTAAKELLEEVPDVDILFVPVGGGGLLSGSSISAKAMKPEMDVYGCEPANADDAHRSFYSGILQPSVNPKTIADGLLTSLSNRTFGIIRNNVKDIFTVSEDSIINAMELIWRRMKIITEASSAVALAALLDNRERFKGKRAGIILSGGNVDLRNLPFH; the protein is encoded by the coding sequence ATGACAACAGTTCCATCATTCAACGATATCCAACAAGCCCACAATCGAATTTCCCCTTTTATTCACCGCACACCGGTGCTTACATCCGAAGGCATTAATGAAACAGCCGGTCTGACAGTTTATTTCAAATGCGAGAATTTCCAGAAAGTGGGTGCCTTTAAATACAGGGGTGCCACCAACGCGGTTTTATCGCTTACTGATTCGGAAGCCGCTAGGGGAGTAGCTACGCATTCATCGGGAAATCATGCAGCCGCATTGGCCCTGGCAGCAAGGAAAAGAGGTATCAGATGTTATGTAGTGATGCCACGGACGGCACCCCAGCCAAAAATCGAAGCGGTGATGCATTACGGTGCCGAAATAACTTTCTGTGAGCCTACACTCCAGAGCAGGGAAGATACATTAAAGATTATAACCGATAAAACCGGTGCTGCCGTAGTCCATCCATACGACAATTTCAATGTAATCTGCGGACAGGGTACAGCAGCAAAGGAATTACTTGAAGAGGTCCCTGATGTGGATATCCTTTTTGTCCCTGTTGGTGGTGGCGGTTTGTTATCCGGCAGTTCCATTTCTGCAAAAGCCATGAAGCCGGAAATGGACGTATATGGCTGTGAACCGGCTAATGCTGATGACGCACACCGATCGTTTTATTCGGGTATTCTGCAACCTTCAGTGAATCCGAAAACTATTGCCGATGGATTGCTTACATCGCTCAGTAATCGGACTTTCGGAATCATCAGGAACAATGTCAAAGACATTTTCACTGTTTCGGAGGACTCTATTATCAATGCCATGGAGCTTATCTGGAGGCGAATGAAAATCATTACTGAAGCCTCATCGGCTGTTGCTCTTGCTGCACTGCTCGATAACAGGGAAAGATTCAAGGGTAAAAGGGCGGGCATTATTTTGTCGGGCGGGAATGTGGATCTGCGGAACCTGCCTTTTCATTAA
- a CDS encoding carboxypeptidase-like regulatory domain-containing protein — MKTHNLLRILVPVLLVVPAAVAEAQVKQIHGKVTDSETQVPVEYAYILNFSRQQQIYCNSKGEFRINAEAGDTLVLYALGYDYKKVVVDEEMIGGETSVVKLNHQSYDLNEARILGFGSYYDFREKFVNLERPVTQTEQLNKDIAQVSQQVAIQAYSEAMTKQSAENGVTLMRANIYTPEEIERMKLAKIIEKEKVKDQVYHKFNPMMVKQITGLTDDDEIIEFMVYCKFTDAYIIEVSEYDLSARIALKFEMFKKYKEDQKSMENPVNYLDNLMYIQA; from the coding sequence ATGAAAACACATAATCTGCTGCGAATCCTTGTACCGGTTCTGCTGGTTGTTCCGGCAGCGGTCGCTGAGGCACAGGTTAAGCAAATTCATGGTAAGGTAACAGATTCTGAAACACAGGTTCCGGTCGAATACGCATATATACTCAACTTCAGCCGTCAGCAGCAGATCTACTGCAACAGCAAAGGGGAATTCCGCATTAACGCTGAAGCCGGTGACACCCTTGTTTTATATGCCCTTGGTTACGATTATAAGAAAGTGGTAGTTGATGAGGAAATGATTGGAGGGGAAACATCTGTAGTGAAACTCAATCACCAGTCGTACGATCTTAATGAAGCCCGAATCCTTGGTTTCGGCTCATATTATGATTTCCGTGAAAAGTTTGTCAACCTCGAAAGACCGGTTACCCAAACGGAACAATTGAATAAAGATATTGCCCAGGTATCGCAGCAGGTAGCCATTCAGGCCTACAGTGAAGCCATGACAAAGCAGAGTGCGGAAAATGGTGTCACCCTGATGCGGGCCAATATTTATACCCCGGAAGAGATCGAAAGAATGAAACTGGCAAAAATCATTGAGAAGGAGAAAGTAAAAGACCAGGTATACCATAAGTTCAACCCCATGATGGTTAAACAAATAACCGGTTTAACCGACGATGATGAAATCATTGAATTCATGGTGTACTGCAAATTCACGGATGCCTATATCATTGAAGTGAGCGAATACGATTTGTCTGCCCGTATTGCGTTGAAATTTGAAATGTTTAAAAAATATAAGGAAGACCAGAAATCGATGGAAAACCCGGTTAATTATCTTGACAATCTCATGTATATACAGGCCTGA
- a CDS encoding endonuclease/exonuclease/phosphatase family protein, producing the protein MKTFVKKILLIVNILLALFLSISYLSVNVSPANSWIFAFLALAYPVILILNILFVLWWLIFRKWYFLISVLSILLGWHALQSTFQFHFSKPATGPSGQKITVLTYNVRLFNYYHWNKDTSAWQRITSYIRTEKPDIVCFQEFITLPGTSHDLENLKRRLKPLSYSHVYYTDHVKGKLNFGMATFSKYPIINKKMIDFEESLNGSMYSDIVAGHDTIRLFNCHLQSIRLRKEYNDLLDSLIFNYSDKHLHDLKDISVRMRQAYIMRAGQVNKIRREIDASPYPVIVCGDFNDTPVSYAYKTMSKGLKDVFIHTGSGIGTTFRGNFPYVRIDYVFCSPELTPVNHKIGKIKLSDHYPVKAGFVINEKAGSADPHSRPTK; encoded by the coding sequence TTGAAAACCTTTGTAAAAAAAATACTGCTCATTGTCAATATTCTGCTGGCTTTATTCTTGTCGATCAGCTACCTTTCAGTAAATGTCAGCCCGGCCAATTCATGGATATTCGCATTTCTTGCCCTTGCATACCCCGTTATTCTTATTTTGAATATTTTGTTTGTCCTCTGGTGGCTTATTTTTCGCAAATGGTATTTCCTTATTTCTGTTTTAAGCATTTTGCTTGGCTGGCATGCCCTTCAGTCCACATTCCAGTTTCATTTCAGTAAACCCGCTACCGGCCCTTCAGGCCAGAAAATAACTGTGCTTACATATAATGTGAGGTTGTTTAATTATTACCATTGGAATAAGGACACCTCGGCATGGCAGCGGATTACAAGTTACATCCGCACCGAAAAGCCCGACATTGTCTGCTTCCAGGAATTTATCACCCTTCCTGGTACAAGCCATGATCTTGAAAACCTGAAACGCCGTTTGAAACCTCTTTCATACAGCCATGTATATTACACCGATCACGTTAAAGGGAAACTTAATTTCGGTATGGCTACTTTCAGCAAGTACCCGATCATCAATAAGAAAATGATCGATTTTGAAGAATCACTGAATGGAAGCATGTATTCCGACATTGTTGCCGGGCACGACACTATAAGGCTTTTCAATTGCCATCTTCAGTCGATCCGGCTCAGAAAGGAATACAACGACCTTCTGGACAGTCTTATTTTTAATTATAGCGACAAACACCTTCATGACCTGAAGGATATTTCAGTCAGAATGCGGCAGGCATATATCATGAGAGCGGGACAGGTTAATAAGATCAGGCGCGAGATCGATGCTTCGCCTTACCCGGTGATTGTTTGCGGTGATTTCAATGACACCCCCGTTTCGTATGCATACAAAACCATGTCGAAAGGGTTAAAGGACGTGTTTATTCACACCGGTTCGGGTATCGGTACCACTTTTAGGGGCAACTTCCCCTATGTCCGGATTGATTATGTGTTCTGCAGCCCTGAACTTACCCCGGTTAATCATAAAATAGGCAAGATAAAACTATCGGACCATTACCCGGTAAAGGCCGGCTTTGTTATTAATGAAAAGGCAGGTTCCGCAGATCCACATTCCCGCCCGACAAAATAA